Part of the Gammaproteobacteria bacterium genome, AAGCGATGGAGTTGGTTGCTGCAAGTAAAATGCGCAAAGCGCAACAGCGTATGAGTACTACCCGTCCGTATGCGGATAAAATGCGGCAGGTGATTGGGCATGTGGCAGCCAGTCACAGTGAATATCACCATCCCTTTTTAACTCAACGCCAGGATATTAAACGCATAGGCTTTATAGTCATTTCAAGTGACAGAGGTTTATGCGGCAGTCTCAATGTCAATTTATTCAAACAAACCGTGCTTGCCATGCAAGAATGGCATGCCAAGGGCATTCATTCAGATTTATGCTTAATTGGCTCTAAAGCCGATGCTTTCTTTCGACGTTTTGGAGGAAATATTCTGGCTAACGCCAACCATTTAGGTGATGCGCCGAATGTCAATGATCTGATCGGCATCGTAAAAGTCATGTTGGATGCTTATAATGAGCAACGTTTAGATGCGGTGTATATTGCTTATAACCGTTTTGTAAATTCCATGACCCAACAGCCGGTGGTCAAGCAATTATTACCGCTGGAAGTATTACCGGTCGATGATAAAGTGGGCTATTGGGATTATATTTATGAACCGGATGCCAAAGAATTATTGAATGCATTATTAATACGTTACATAGAAACGCAAGTGTACCAGGCGGTAGTTGAAAATATGGCTTGCGAACAAGCCGCACGCATGGTAGCTATGAAAAACGCCACTGATAATGCTGGCGAATTAATTAATGAATTGCAGTTGATTTATAACAAAGCACGTCAGGCGTCGATTACCCGGGAAATTGCGGAGATTACTGCGGGAGCGGAGGCGTTGAGTTAAAAATCTCTCTTTTGTAGCGGCAGCTACTAAAGGTGTGAACGTTGAAACAAATTTTAAAATACAGGTAAATCCAAATGTCTGGAAAAATAGTCGAAATCATCGGTGCGGTAGTTGATGTTGAATTTCCACGCACTGCTATCCCAAAAATTTACGATGCACTCAAAGTAGTTGACTCAGGACTTATATTAGAAGTTCAACAACAGCTAGGCGATGGGGTGGTGCGTACCATTGCAATGGGTGCAACTGAAGGCGTGCGAAGAGGCATGGTGGTGGAAAATTCCGGCGAGCCGATTACAGTTTCTGTCGGTCAAAACACCTTAGGGCGTATCATGAAT contains:
- the atpG gene encoding F0F1 ATP synthase subunit gamma, with product MSGREIRTKIASIKNTQKITKAMELVAASKMRKAQQRMSTTRPYADKMRQVIGHVAASHSEYHHPFLTQRQDIKRIGFIVISSDRGLCGSLNVNLFKQTVLAMQEWHAKGIHSDLCLIGSKADAFFRRFGGNILANANHLGDAPNVNDLIGIVKVMLDAYNEQRLDAVYIAYNRFVNSMTQQPVVKQLLPLEVLPVDDKVGYWDYIYEPDAKELLNALLIRYIETQVYQAVVENMACEQAARMVAMKNATDNAGELINELQLIYNKARQASITREIAEITAGAEALS